A segment of the Myripristis murdjan chromosome 20, fMyrMur1.1, whole genome shotgun sequence genome:
tcccctcctcttcttcttggtCCAATCAGATGGGATTATAGATCCTCTATACCTGGGATCACCCTCTACTCTGTCATGTCTGTAAGAACTACATGAAACAGAGGCTGAAAGAAAGTAAAGGAAGGATAGTGAAAGAGAAACAGTGGAGACAAAAgaagcagagaagaggagagaagagaggagaagagaagagaagagaagagaagagaagagaagagaagagaagagaagagaagagaagagaagagaagagaagagaagagaagagaggaaccagagtgagagggaggaatGAAGTATCCTCCTGGCCCTCAGAGTAAATCTCTGTTAGATATGGAAGTAGCTAACTACTGTGAAGGTCTGGATCCCTCATACAGCACACTAGGCTTTGAGAATGCTGAGGTGCTCTATGGAGGGGGAGgtaagcacaaacacacacactcacacacagacacacacaccttccagaTAAGCATTAGAGCAATGATGCTTAGACAGATGAGCAGCTTACTCATCTCATGGATGGACATCATATCATGACCAGATTAATACCAAAGGTGTCGAATGGGGTGATCAGTGTGATGAATGGGATGGATCCTATTTCGCTGAAACGGGCACATCTACTTATACGCTCACTTACTTTGAATGCACTTCCAGCCGTCATAGAAGATCGTTGTTAACTCATTATGCTAACAAGCAATTTTCACTTTCGTTTAAATGAGTGGCCTATACAAAACATTTCCCTCAACATGGATGCCTGTTaactaaatataaaaatgttaaattttctCAGTGAATAACTTGTTGTCATTCACTCATATGCTAAGCATCAAGCTACTCACATAGATAATGACTAAATGATGAATATGCATATGACTGCAATATAGAACTTGTATACTTTATAAATAAATCCATATTTGTTGTTATAATGGCTTTTTGGAGAGGGTGTAAGCGGATTTAATTACTACAGAGTTGGATGAGCAGATATATCTGTGATCAAGACACTATAATGTTACAGATGGAGAGAACTGAAACCAGAAGAAGGAAAAATGAGCTATTTGAGGAAAGGCAAATCAGCAGGGAATAGTTTTTTTACATAACAGTTTCTGTATGCAAAAATTGTAAGGAAACTGTCATGACATTTTAACACGGGCTCTTAGTGATAGTCCACGTAATCTGTTATGTATTAATAGTAACTGGTGGGAAAGAGTTCCACTTGGCTCTTGTAGTGCATAGTTAGACTTTGCAAGTGGTAATCTATGGGTggatggaaaagaaaagggtTGGGTAGAAACTGTACAGGCATGAGAATGTTAATAAAACGATTTGGGCAGGAATTGCAGCCATGTGCcataaaaaagattttttttgatgAGCACACAGGGATCTTACTGATACACTGATGTCACCTCAGCACGTGGACAGGAagaggacaggcagagagtTAGTCGAACATTGACTTACCTCTCCTTGGCACGGCCTGGTGTGGGACAGGGGGAGGGAGATGGTGTatgtgagtgactgtgtgtgtgtgtgtgtgtgtgtgtgtgtgtgtgtgtgtgtgtgtgtgtgtgtgtgtgctgatgcatTGTGAGTTTTTGGGCATATGTACGTTATGCTCATATGCTGCTCTTTTTATGGACATGCTTTCTTATTGGATGGCTGCTATCGCTCTCAGCCGGTCATTAGGATTGAACTCAATGATTATTCTGAGAATGAGCGAgttatggtgatgatgatgaagatgatgttggtgatgatgacggtgatggtgatgatgatgaaagagatggcaaaaaaaaaaaaaaaaatgacaatggcAGTGATCATAATAAACGTTTGGTGATAGATTGATAGATCTGCAACATATCCTGTCtacttttcactttcacacagCTGTCCTGCAGGATCTGGTGCAAATTTTGCAGAAACATCCAATGCACCAACCAAAATCCAACCCAGGAAAACCTCACCTAGTGTACATTTGCTCTTTATATATGAACTGGGTTTAACTTCCAAAATCAAAGAGGGAACATTTATCTTGCATTCAGCAGATCGGAGGTGTAATTTTAATGAAAACCACTGAACACACCATGAGAGATGTGCATTATTATACCACAAGTATGGCTGTTTATCCAAATGACTCACTGTGAGAGAATTTGTGGGTGTGTACTGTATTACAATATGAGCATTAGCGAGTGCTCATGATTGTTAGCATGCATGCTTAGTGTGtaagtgcatgtttgtgtgatcacatgtgcactgtatgtgcatttgcgtgtgtgacagtgtgtacTATACAGCATATCTGTGTGGGCATATGCTTAATATGCATTATGCAggtgtatttatgtttgtaagcgtgtgtgtttgtgcatgtgtgtgtgttccagacaGCATGCCAGCAGAACCTAGTCTCCCAGGGCCGGACGGGGTTAATAGTAACTGTGCGATCTGTGGAGACAAAGCCACAGGGAAACACTATGGGGCATCCAGCTGTGACGGCTGTAAGGGCTTCTTCAGACGCTCCATACGCAAGAGCCACGTATACACCTGCAggtacacatgtacacacatgcacacatgcatacacaaaaacacacactcagaagcaATATAAATGGCAGTACAAACACATAAACGCACTTTCCTACATGCATTTATATGTGCACATTACAGTAGCACAGATGCATGTACAGATATCCCTAATCAACATACAGAGACCTCATGCACAAGGCATGCACAAGTTGGGAAAAGCTGGACCATTATTCCAAAACCTCAATAGTCTGAAAaatattattagttattgtccaaatagaaaatatatgtCTTGGCTACTCTGAAAGTATAGTTTGTGTTCGAGTTCATGTCATGTCTTGCTTTCCAACATCACATCAGTCATGTCAcccacatgttttattttatttatttatttatttattttactatatGTCATGGCATTAAGGTTGTTCTACAGCATACCATGTCATGTGTAGCCCTGTCATATTAAGCTATGGCATATTCTGTACACCAGGTTCAGCAGACAGTGCATTGTGGATAAGGATAAGAGGAACCAGTGTCGCTTCTGCAGACTCAACAAGTGCTTCAGGGctggaatgaaaaaagaaggtaCTGATCGCTCACTCCTTACCCTTAGCAAGATCGAATGTGTTTCAGCAATGGAAAGAAAACTGATATGACctgaatcacatttttttttactctataTGATCCAAGATCATAATTTTGAAGCTGCAGttaaaatttcaatttcaaatggAGTTTACAAGCAAGGATGATGCACAAAAGAAAGGGTTCACTTTTCACTGGATTTACAGTGTATAAAGTAATTATACATTTATGTATGTGAGGAATGGATGAATGTTTTAACCACTTAAACCAGGACAAGCTCACTCTGCCTGACAGACAgcttattaaaaataaaaactctgcCAAAACTGGTGGCACTGAAGAAATGGCTGTCTTCAGAGAGTTTGACAGCTGGTTTGAGATGGCTGAAACAGGCTCAGCCATAAAATAGGTGAttactctgtttgtgtgtgtgtgtgtgtgtgtgtgtgtgagagagagagagagggggggagggaggggggtgctctatgtgtgcatgtgtgagtgtgtctttttgtgtatttgtgtgtttatgagggGTATAACCTTGGCACGGCATTTTATGACACCCAATCATGTGTTATTCAGACATGTTGTTCTGGATTGCAATTGGTTAACGTTTGACTTTTCTTGCTGCTGCCAGCCTGTACAGCAAGAGCAGCTCGTGTTGGGAGGGAGAGAGTTCCCATactatatttaaaataaaatttctacAGACACACGTTAGGCCTATGTACCACTGAGGCTGTTCTATCCAGTCTTCAGATTTCTGATGCAACTAGTCTACAAAACAGGCATGAAGAGCACCAAGTGCAGTCAAGGGAATAATTTCACATTTATAATTATGGGAATTTCCCTGTTGATACATGCAACTAAATGCATTCAAATAGAGTCTGCTGGGGTTTTTTTAGATTATGAAAGTCTTAAGATATGTCTCAGAGAGATCAGCATCCATATAGCAACTTCACCCGAGCAAAGTGTCACCATGCTTCTGGTGTGTCACCTCACTTTGTTTCACACACATATTGCTATTTGATGTTTGCATATACTGCAAGCCCATGTGGCCTCGGCACTTGTATAGAGACACAAAATGACATCACAAAGCAATGTTTAATTTTAGTGGAACATTTTCACTTTCCAGCACTGTAGACATTTAAGACATCAAACATTCACTGCCCCGGGGATCTGCTGTTGTCATCTTTTCCACAATTCTCAGTACTGATAATTACCAACTTAAGGCAAAATTCTTGGGGACAAAAAGTAGAATAGACAAAAGACAGACTCAGGATAGAGATTGAAATATTACCTGGATCTTCTGTGCATTTCCCTGTTTATAAATTAGAGGCACAGGATACATTTTAGAGTTAGAATAAAAAAGAGttgctgtccctctctctgtttttctcttttttttctgtctctctccctgtcaaacacaaacacaaacacacatgcagacccaCTAAGTAAACCACTAATATCAGCTGTCTGTTTACTTTAGCTGTGCAGAATGAAAGAGACCGCATCAGTTCCCGCAGGAGCAACCCTGACTCCCAAGACCTGCCACCCATCACTGTCCTGGCCCAAGCAGAGTCACTGTCCCAACAGGTAACAaccctctgcctgtgtgtgagcgtgaTAATAAATACTGTGGCGTGCAAACAACGAAACAATGTGCGAGTTTCTGTTGGTTTTATTAGTGAGCGCACTATGCATAACTGAATTAAagactggaatttttttttttttttactcgcaGGGAATACAGACTGAAACTTTTATACTCTCCTTTtatgtctctccttctctctctctctctctctctctctctctctctctctccagatcaCTAGTCCAACAGGTATATCAGATGTGTCAGAACAGAAATCAGCCTCAGTTGGAGATGTATGTGACTCTATGCGACAGCAGCTATTAGTCTTGGTGGAATGGGCCAAATACATTCCTGCCTTTGGAGAACTGCCACTTGATGACCAGGTAAAATAGCCGTGATGCATGATATGGCGACACCGTGTCTAAAAGTGCGCTCCTAGTGGACAAAGAATGTAATGCCCGTGTTAGTAGGGGGAAGtggcagttttctttttttgcactgtgcacACCGAGTTTCCAGTCTGACCAAAAACAGCTCATCCTCAGGATCTAAGTCTGGAGGTGAAATACCATGTTTTCAACAGAATCATGTCACACTTGGTTTTAAAGCCACTGCAACATTTTTTAGCCTCGGACAAGTCAGCTCCTCCTTAATTAGCCAGTGTACCTGCAGGTGATGGCATGTGCAACATTATACATGACATGTAGGAACTGACACATGAGGGACATTCTAtttaagtataaatgtgtttctAGTTTCCAGTTTTCAGTGTCAGAACTACCAAAAAGATCTCCCCAAAAAACATTTAGCTGTTATTTTAAATCAGCAAAGGGACTGGATAATTGTCAGCTAGAATTTGAAACCAACCTAAAGTGTCTTCTTGTATCAATTAAACACAATACATGCATGATTCTCAGCTACTAATGTGCTACGAATGGAGGGGTGAAAACAGGCATTTACActgttggtgttgtttgttctttgttcatttccctgtgtgtgtgtgtgtgtgtgtgtgtgcgcgcacgcacgTCTAGGTGAGCTTGCTCAGGGCTCATGCAGGTGAGCACCTTTTGCTCGGGGTCGCCAAGAGGTCGATGCCATATAAAGACTTCCTGCTTTTAGGTAAGAGCTGACCAATACGagagcatctttttttttttttttttttttttttttgtaatacagAGCAATCAGGTGGTTCAGCGCTCCAGTGTGAGGTCAGGTCCAGTGTTGTGTTAGCTGAGAATGATTAACTAAAGCTTTCTCTATGTTTCTTTGtgacttcaaaaaaaaaaatgcagcctaTTCTCAAAATGGCATAAGTCACACCTCTTGGacaaaaaacaatatcacacacatatacatatacacatttacacacacatcaactaacaggcacccacacacacagactcacgcATCTTTGTATTCATGTACTTGTTAGGATCCTCTAGTAACCCCACCCTTAACCTTCACCACAGATGCCTGATAATGATAGATAACCATAAGCTCTAATAATAACACAGTCGACTGTAGAAGTAAGCCttaacaaacataaaaagagatttaaaaaaaagctaaagTACTTCCTTTATTCTATTGCCAGCAGTCGGCAGCACAAGACACACAACGCATACTTCAATAGCATACACTAAATGTACATTATTAAAGTATGTTATTATACTTGCTAAATACTGTAGCAGCTAATGTTAGTTGTTGTCTATTTAGTTGTCTAATTATCCATCCAGGCCATGCTGACGTTACCCTCACAGTAAATTTCATAAGGTTGTCAATTTTAACTTAGCCCTGTTCCTTCCCTGTTTCATATTCAATCATCCAAAAGCGGTTTCACTTCTTTATTGATGCTATTGATACTGTAGCTATCTTAAATAGCATTTTCTGCTTACATTTTCACCGATGATGTTCAACTTCAAGTCTGCTATCGCTGCCAAGTTGCGTGAAAGGGAGAGCTGTACCCAGAGCTGCCCATGTTTCCACAAATACGAAGTCCATAATATGCCAGTGGCTGGTGGTGAATGAAATTTGATACAATTATATtctagaccttttttttttttttttttttttgatgcccATGAATGACACTGCCTCACACAATATCATAATTCctataaacacacaggcacCAATATTGTCTTGTGTGCAGGTAATGGCTGTGTGATCCAGAAGAACAGTCCTGAGCCGGAGATCTGCCGGGTGGCCAACCGGGTGCTGGACGAGCTGGTCCAGCCCTTCCAGGATATTCAGATTGACGACAACGAGTACGCAGCACTCAAAGCTATCGTCTTCTTTGACCCAGGTAATGATGAAAGGAAAACATAACACATCAACAAACCGGCCATGGGCCCAGTTTTTAAGACCTTCTCTGAAAGGGTAACAGTGGTCCTTTAGATTAAATATGATAATCTACTACTAATACCAATTTAGGATTTGGAGATAGCAGTCTTATTCTACTTTTAATCAAGCATAAAtgctgctcttgtgtttttcagttggGGTTGATTTGGCAATATGATTGGTCTTCATTTTGGCAAACTTGTTTTGAAGTTAGTCATTTGTGGGGAAAAGCCTATGTGCCCTAAAACTTATGATAGTTTTTGGGTAGTAattcatatttgtattttgtgaaaaataaacaaattcttCAGGAGAAACTCTCATACCTACTGCTGTTTtgtaacaaaacatttaaaaatacactTTACTGTTTGCAACACTGTCCTATCGTCCAGATGTTACTATTTCCATGTAGTTTATTCATGTCTTTTTGAACCAGACATGCTGTCATGTTATTTGTTCAACACGtagcaagagagagataaagatcGAGACTATTAC
Coding sequences within it:
- the hnf4g gene encoding hepatocyte nuclear factor 4-gamma, whose protein sequence is MKYPPGPQSKSLLDMEVANYCEGLDPSYSTLGFENAEVLYGGGDSMPAEPSLPGPDGVNSNCAICGDKATGKHYGASSCDGCKGFFRRSIRKSHVYTCRFSRQCIVDKDKRNQCRFCRLNKCFRAGMKKEAVQNERDRISSRRSNPDSQDLPPITVLAQAESLSQQITSPTGISDVSEQKSASVGDVCDSMRQQLLVLVEWAKYIPAFGELPLDDQVSLLRAHAGEHLLLGVAKRSMPYKDFLLLGNGCVIQKNSPEPEICRVANRVLDELVQPFQDIQIDDNEYAALKAIVFFDPDAKSLRDPSKIKAMRLQIQMSLEDYINDRQYDSRGRFGELLLLLPTLQSITWQMIEQLQFIKLCGLAKIDNLLHEMLLGGLTSDPTHLHHPAHTQLAQDPLTGHTLVISAMPVTHTPQIASPDTPIPSPPQGPGPEMYKAFPQPLGPPASPSPPAQTHP